CATGGGCGCCTACATGCACGGCCTCGAACAGCGCCTGCGCGAGGCCGGGTTTAACGGCCGCGTGCTGGTCGTGACCTCGCAGGGCGGCGTGATGGACGCGGCCCGCGTCGCGGAAGCGCCGGTGCACCTGATCAATTCCGGTCCGAGCATGGCCCCCGTCGCGGCCAAGGCCTACGGGGCCGCAGACGCCGCCGAGACGCTGATCGTCGGCGACACCGGCGGCACGACCTTCGACGTGTCGCTGGTGCGCCGCGGCCGCATCCCGCGGAGCCGCGAGACGTGGCTCGGCCAACCCTTCCGCAGCCACATGACGGGCATGCCCTCCGTCGACGTGAAGAGCATCGGCGCCGGTGGCGGCTCCATCGCCTGGGTCGATGCCGGCGGGCTGCTGCATGTAGGCCCGAAAAGCGCCGGCGCGGTGCCGGGCCCGGTGTGCTACGGCCGCGGCGGCACGCGGCCGACGCTGACGGACGCCTCCGTGGCACTCGGCTTCATCGACGCCGAATTCTTCCTCGGCGGCAAGATGGCGCTGAACAAGGCCGGCGCCCTCGACGCCATCCGCACCGACGTCGCCGAGCCGCTCGGCAAAACGGTGGAGGAGGCGGCCGAAGTGATTGTGGCGCTCGCGACCGAGCACATGGTCCAGGCGATCATGGATATCACCGTCAACCAGGGCATCGATCCGACCCAGGCGACCTTCGTCGCCGGCGGCGGCGCGGCTGGCCTGAACTGCGTCGCTATCGCGCGCCGTCTCGGCTGCAAGCGCGTGCTGGTGACGGAAGCAGGCGCCGCGCTCTCGGCCTCGGGTGCGCTGATCTCGGATCTGACCGCACACCAGCGTGCCATGTTCCACACCCGCAGCGATTCCTTCGACATCGAGGGTGTGAACAAGGTTCTCGCCGGCCTGAAGGCGGCCTGCGACGCCTTCGCTGCCGGCCCCGGCGCGGGCGCCGAAGCGGTCGAGATCGATTGGTCGACGGAAGCCCGCTACACCGACCAGGCCTGGGAGATCGAAGTGCCGCTGCAGGTGGCGCGCTTCGCCGGTGAGGAAGACGTCGGCGCACTCGTCGCCGACTTCCACCAGATGCACCAGGACATCTTCGCCGTCAGCGACGACAAGGCCAGCATCGAGACGGTGAGCTGGAACGCCGAGGTGCGCTGCCGCATCGGCTCGGGCGTCCCCGGGCGTCTCGCCGCCGATGGACGCCCCGCGAGGCTCGCGTCCCGTCCGGTCCGCTTTCTCGGCACCGACTGGATCGAGGCCGACGTGTGGCGCCTCGAGGCGATCCCCGAGGGCCAGACGCTGGCCGGTCCGGCCATCGTCGAATCCGATTTCACATCGATCGTCATCGATCCGGGCGCCAAGGCCTGGCGCGACGCATCCGGCAATCTCGTCATCGAAGTCTGAGCGGAGAGAACACCATGATTGGCGCCAACACCTCTGCCAAAAGAACCATGGACGGCTCGACGCTCGCCGTGCTGACGGCCCGCTTCGAGGGCATCGCCCGCAAGATGGCGAACACGCTGCATCGCACCGGGCGGTCCGGCATCCTGACCATCGCGCGCGATTTCTCCTGCGTGGTGCTCACGGCGAAGCACGAACTGCTCGCGACCGCCGAGAGCCTGCCGAACCATGTGCTGCGCGGTCCCGACATCATGTCGCGGACCATGACCGACAATCACCCCGTGCTGAAGCGCGGCGACGCGTTTCTGCACAACTCGCCCTATCACGGCTGCACCCATCCGGCAGACCACTCGATCCTGATCCCGGTGATCGACGATCAGGGCGTGCACCGGTTCACCGTCCTCGCCAAGGCGCACCAGGCCGATTGCGGCAACTCGCTGCCGACGACCTATATGGGGGCCGCCGTCGACGTCTATAACGAGGGCGCCCTGATCTTCCCCGCCGTGAAGATCCAGGACAATTACCAGCACGTGATGGACATCATCCGCATGTGCCAGATGCGCATCCGCGTGCCGGATCAGTGGTGGGGCGACTACCTCGCCACCCTCGGCGCCGCCCGGGTCGGCGAGCGCGAGATTCTGGCGCTCGGGGCGGAAATCGGCTGGGATCGTCTGGAGGATTATTCGCAGCAGTGGTTCGACTACAGCGAGCGGCGCATGATCGAGGTGATCCGCGCTCTTCCCAAGGGCCGCGTGACGCGCACGAGCACCCATGACCCCGTTCAGGGCACGCCGGCTGACGGCGTGAAGATCACGGCGACGGTCGAGGTCAAGCCGGAAGAGGCGATGATCGAGGTCGACATGACCGACAATCCCGATTCGCTGCCGAACGGGCTCAACCTGTCGGAGGCCTGCTCCCTCTCCGCGCCGATGATCGGCATCTTCAACTCGATCGATCACACCGTGCCAAAGAACGAGGGCAGCTT
The DNA window shown above is from Pseudoxanthobacter soli DSM 19599 and carries:
- a CDS encoding hydantoinase/oxoprolinase family protein, yielding MGLRFAVDTGGTFTDLMVATEVGVLSMHKASTTPSDPVAGVIDSLRIAAEAAGEDLKAYLGRGEILVHGTTHAINAIITGSTAKTAFLTTKGHPDTLVFREGGRIEPFNFTVPYTEPYVPRALTYEVPERITVSGAIKTPLDEDAVVAILDEIKAAGIEAVGVSFLWSVVNPAHELAVGALIAKHLPGVPYTLSHEINPSIREYRRASSTCIDASLKPIMGAYMHGLEQRLREAGFNGRVLVVTSQGGVMDAARVAEAPVHLINSGPSMAPVAAKAYGAADAAETLIVGDTGGTTFDVSLVRRGRIPRSRETWLGQPFRSHMTGMPSVDVKSIGAGGGSIAWVDAGGLLHVGPKSAGAVPGPVCYGRGGTRPTLTDASVALGFIDAEFFLGGKMALNKAGALDAIRTDVAEPLGKTVEEAAEVIVALATEHMVQAIMDITVNQGIDPTQATFVAGGGAAGLNCVAIARRLGCKRVLVTEAGAALSASGALISDLTAHQRAMFHTRSDSFDIEGVNKVLAGLKAACDAFAAGPGAGAEAVEIDWSTEARYTDQAWEIEVPLQVARFAGEEDVGALVADFHQMHQDIFAVSDDKASIETVSWNAEVRCRIGSGVPGRLAADGRPARLASRPVRFLGTDWIEADVWRLEAIPEGQTLAGPAIVESDFTSIVIDPGAKAWRDASGNLVIEV
- a CDS encoding hydantoinase B/oxoprolinase family protein — its product is MIGANTSAKRTMDGSTLAVLTARFEGIARKMANTLHRTGRSGILTIARDFSCVVLTAKHELLATAESLPNHVLRGPDIMSRTMTDNHPVLKRGDAFLHNSPYHGCTHPADHSILIPVIDDQGVHRFTVLAKAHQADCGNSLPTTYMGAAVDVYNEGALIFPAVKIQDNYQHVMDIIRMCQMRIRVPDQWWGDYLATLGAARVGEREILALGAEIGWDRLEDYSQQWFDYSERRMIEVIRALPKGRVTRTSTHDPVQGTPADGVKITATVEVKPEEAMIEVDMTDNPDSLPNGLNLSEACSLSAPMIGIFNSIDHTVPKNEGSFRRIKIHLRDGCVVGRPRHPTSCSVATTNIADRVANPVQAALAELADGLGQAETGALIPPSCGVVSGVHDGKPFVNEVYLGCTGGAGTPWTDGWLTILHVGNAGMCYQDSIEIDELRHPIFVHQRRLIPDSEGAGRFRGALGAYSEFAPVDCSMTVAYVSDGNVNAALGTRGGLAGARSAQFRRLADGSLQPVPACAEVVIGPDETMVSISGGGGGYGHPHERDPARVLHDVREGWISRERAQSIYGVILTENGEIDREATAELRSASART